The proteins below come from a single Streptomyces sp. MRC013 genomic window:
- the thrC gene encoding threonine synthase: MTSKGTHQWRGIIEEYRDRLPVAQDTRVVTLGEGGTPLVPARVLSERTGCEVHLKVEGANPTGSFKDRGMTMAITRAREEGVRAVICASTGNTSASAAAYAVRADMVCAVLVPRGKIALGKMGQALVHGARILQVDGNFDDCLTLARALSADYPVALVNSVNPVRLEGQKTAAFEIVDMLGDAPDVHVLPVGNAGNITAYWKGYTEYAKDGVASRTPRMWGFQASGSAPIVRGEVVKDPSTVATAIRVGNPASWRHALAARDESGGLIGEVTDREILRAYRLLAAQEGVFVEPASAASVAGLLKAAERGEVDPGQTVVCTVTGNGLKDPDWAVAGAPQPVTVPVDAAAAAGHLGLA; this comes from the coding sequence ATGACCAGCAAGGGCACCCACCAGTGGCGGGGCATCATCGAGGAGTACCGGGACCGCCTCCCGGTCGCGCAGGACACGCGGGTCGTCACACTCGGCGAGGGCGGCACGCCGCTCGTCCCCGCGCGGGTCCTCTCCGAGCGCACCGGATGCGAGGTGCACCTGAAGGTCGAGGGCGCCAACCCCACCGGGTCGTTCAAGGACCGCGGCATGACCATGGCCATCACACGGGCCAGGGAGGAGGGCGTCAGGGCGGTCATCTGCGCCTCCACCGGCAACACCTCGGCCTCCGCCGCCGCCTACGCGGTGCGCGCGGACATGGTCTGCGCCGTCCTCGTGCCGCGCGGCAAGATCGCGCTGGGCAAGATGGGCCAGGCGCTCGTCCACGGCGCGAGGATCCTCCAGGTCGACGGCAACTTCGACGACTGCCTGACGCTGGCCCGCGCGCTCTCCGCCGACTACCCGGTCGCCCTGGTCAACTCGGTCAACCCGGTGCGCCTCGAGGGCCAGAAGACCGCCGCGTTCGAGATCGTCGACATGCTCGGCGACGCCCCCGACGTCCACGTGCTGCCCGTCGGCAACGCCGGCAACATCACCGCGTACTGGAAGGGGTACACCGAGTACGCGAAGGACGGCGTCGCCTCGCGCACCCCGCGCATGTGGGGCTTCCAGGCGTCCGGCTCCGCGCCGATCGTACGCGGCGAGGTCGTCAAGGACCCGTCGACCGTCGCCACCGCGATCCGCGTCGGCAACCCGGCCTCCTGGCGGCACGCGCTCGCCGCCCGCGACGAGTCCGGGGGCCTCATCGGCGAGGTGACGGACCGTGAGATCCTGCGCGCCTACCGCCTGCTGGCCGCGCAGGAGGGCGTCTTCGTCGAGCCCGCCTCCGCCGCGTCCGTCGCCGGCCTGCTGAAGGCCGCCGAGCGCGGCGAGGTCGACCCGGGCCAGACGGTCGTCTGCACGGTCACCGGCAACGGCCTCAAGGACCCCGACTGGGCGGTCGCCGGGGCCCCGCAGCCCGTCACCGTCCCGGTCGACGCCGCGGCCGCCGCCGGCCACCTCGGCCTGGCCTGA
- a CDS encoding homoserine dehydrogenase — translation MMRTRPLKVALLGCGVVGSEVARIMTTHADDLAARIGAPVELAGVAVRRPSRVRAGVDPALVTTDATALVKRGDIDVVVEVIGGVEPARTLITTAFEHGASVVSANKALLAEDGAALHAAAEEHGRDLYYEAAVAGAIPLIRPLRESLAGDKVNRVLGIVNGTTNFILDRMDTSGAGYSEALDEATALGYAEADPTADVEGFDAAAKAAILAGIAFHTRVRLDDVYREGMTEVTAADFASAKRMGCTIKLLAICERAAGGGSVTARVHPAMIPLGHPLASVRGAYNAVFVESEAAGRLMFYGPGAGGSPTASAVLGDLVAVCRNRLGGATGPGDSVYARLPVSPMGDVVTRYHISLDVADKPGVLAQVATVFAEHGVSIDTVRQQGRDVPGGAEGASAEGGGRREDGEASLVVVTHRAPDAALSGTVAALRRLDTVRAVASIMRVEGE, via the coding sequence ATGATGCGTACGCGTCCGCTGAAGGTGGCGCTGCTGGGCTGTGGAGTGGTCGGCTCAGAGGTGGCGCGCATCATGACGACGCACGCCGACGACCTCGCCGCGCGCATCGGAGCCCCGGTCGAGCTCGCCGGGGTGGCCGTCCGCCGGCCCTCCAGGGTCCGTGCGGGCGTCGACCCCGCCCTGGTCACCACCGATGCCACGGCGCTGGTCAAACGCGGCGACATCGACGTGGTCGTGGAGGTCATCGGAGGGGTCGAGCCGGCCCGTACGCTGATCACCACCGCCTTCGAACACGGCGCGTCCGTCGTCTCCGCGAACAAGGCGCTGCTCGCCGAGGACGGCGCCGCGCTGCACGCCGCCGCCGAGGAGCACGGCCGGGACCTGTACTACGAGGCCGCCGTCGCGGGCGCGATCCCGCTGATCCGGCCGCTGCGCGAGTCCCTCGCCGGCGACAAGGTCAACCGCGTCCTCGGCATCGTCAACGGCACGACGAACTTCATCCTCGACAGGATGGACACCTCCGGCGCCGGCTACTCCGAGGCGCTCGACGAGGCCACCGCCCTCGGGTACGCGGAGGCCGATCCGACCGCCGACGTGGAGGGTTTCGACGCCGCCGCCAAGGCCGCCATCCTCGCCGGCATCGCCTTCCACACGCGGGTGCGCCTCGACGACGTGTACCGCGAGGGGATGACCGAGGTCACCGCCGCCGACTTCGCCTCCGCCAAGCGCATGGGCTGCACCATCAAGCTGCTCGCCATCTGCGAGCGGGCGGCCGGCGGCGGGTCGGTCACCGCGCGGGTGCACCCCGCGATGATCCCGCTCGGCCACCCGCTGGCCTCCGTGCGCGGCGCCTACAACGCCGTGTTCGTCGAGTCCGAGGCGGCCGGGCGGCTCATGTTCTACGGTCCGGGCGCCGGCGGCTCGCCGACCGCGTCCGCCGTGCTCGGCGACCTGGTCGCCGTCTGCCGCAACCGCCTGGGCGGGGCGACGGGCCCCGGCGACTCCGTGTACGCCCGGCTGCCCGTGAGCCCCATGGGCGACGTGGTGACGCGGTACCACATCAGCCTCGACGTGGCCGACAAACCGGGCGTGCTCGCCCAGGTGGCGACGGTCTTCGCCGAGCACGGCGTGTCGATCGACACCGTCCGCCAGCAGGGGCGGGACGTCCCCGGCGGCGCCGAGGGCGCCTCCGCGGAGGGCGGCGGTCGTCGGGAGGACGGGGAGGCGAGCCTCGTCGTCGTCACCCACCGCGCGCCCGACGCCGCCCTGAGCGGGACGGTCGCGGCGTTGCGTAGGCTCGACACCGTGCGCGCCGTCGCCAGCATCATGCGTGTCGAAGGAGAGTAG